The genomic DNA TCCCTGTATATGTTTCTAAAGTACCCACTTTACTTCACCGTTACTATAGAAAAATTAACTCAAGTTAGCACATACATCCCACCATGCAGACCACGTCTTTTGAACTAGAAGCCATCAGATGAGATCAAAATTCAAATAGCTCATTTCTTTTTGTATTTTCATCTATTAATCATAGTTGGATGTTCCAACTTCATTTACGGTCGAAAGATTCCCGTAGGAGTAGGACCCCCTAGTACCATACCAGCAGCGGCAGCCCTATACGGTATACCAGGTGCAGTACGCGTCTCACGCTGGTATCATTGTACGCACCCGTAGCTGGCCGCGTGCATATAAATACAGATACGGAACGAAACACACGTAGTACTGACGGGCACCCCAGGTACGTAGTACTCGGTATGACGATGTATGCTGCAGTCCACGCACATGCTATCCAAGTAGTTGTTGTCGTATTCTACGAGCGTACGTGTACAGTGTACTGCTCACGTCGTTCTAGACTTCTAGCCGGCCGTAGTAGTATACTCCGTATACAGCAgtggcatttttttttgcaacttgACTCTGCTCGAATCTATGCGATCAGGGTACGTTCTGACGCTGGCGTGCTGCGCACAGAGCACTAAGCACATCCGCATCAATCGCATggcatgtgcatgcatggacATGGACGCCGCGTATAGCTGCCAGTGTGGCGGGGCGTACTGGCCACTGGGGGCGTGTAGGCTGTGCGTGGCCAAACAAGGAAAAAGGAGGCGTAGGCTCGCCGGGCGAGTAATGGGAGATTGGGAGGGAGCTGTGCACTGCACCAAGCCACCATGGTGACCGGCGTACCTTTGCCTTGTGtgtagcagcagctgcagcgatGGATGGACTGTCGAGTAGtcgcagcaggcagcagcggcCGTGTGGAGAAGCGTAGCTATAGCTATTCTACTATAGCCTCAGCAGCCTAGGCGGTGGGAGCGTGACAAGATTTGGCAAGAGAAATCCGAAGCCCAGAGATTCTGTTCTGTGGCCGTCTTCTTTTTCGCGTACACGGCTCGCATAACACATACCACATACTCCTGCACTGTTGCGACTTGCGAGTAGACAGTAGTTGTAGGCTAGTAGGCAGTACAGATAGCTCTCTCCCCCGTTCGTCTGAGGTCTGAGTTCTGAGCGTCCGTCCATGTCGCTGTCGCCGGTTGATGGAGTCAAAGGCTGGGTTGGCATGGCTTGGCTGGAGAGTCGGGGACCTGGCTGGAATAGGGCTAGCTGGTGGACTAGTAGGAGTATTTCGCAGAGCGCTGTGATTTGGGCAGCGCAAAGGACGTGCATGGCATGTTTGGCCGGAGGACGGACTGGATGGCCTGGCCGGATGGGTGTTTTCAGTTCACTGTGGGCTGCCTGTGTCTTGGCGTGGACCTCTCGGTCTGAGGTGTCTGGACCAGTGCATCCTTTTTGTCCCCTTCCGTTTGTTCACTTGCCGCCGCGCTGTTGCTTCCCTTTTGAATTCCACTTCCACTCCCAGTTCCCAGTGCTGTTGCCACCTTGATTTTCCTGTTCGGATACCGGAAGCCGGTTGGCAAGCGAGCGGCATCGATTGTTTTACAAGCACCGCATGTGCTACTGAAAATCATCACAAATACATTTTAAAATGTCAGAGCATTTTCCACTTATCTCTTCTGGTGGAACATTTTGTCTACCGCTGGCACATTTTTTCACTTACCGTTCCGGTGGGAAATGCTCCAGCAGTATAAAGAAAATGTTCtacaaagagaaagaaaaatgttCTATGCAATCCGGATGCTTCGATTTATCCAGGCATGTCAATTTTAATTGTCAACAACCTCACGAGTGGATAATGCGGATTGCGGAGAGAGCTGTAGAAATCGGTGTCAACTCTcaaaacagagagagagaagatGGTTGCTAGGATTGAACCCCCGAGGCACCATAACTGCTGACGCGCTGCGAGATACGATCCGCGTAGCAGGCACAGGCCATTACTTGGAGGAAGCTGCCGTCTTTTCACTCGTAAAGAAGCTTTGCTTTCGCAGGGTTTTCATCCATCTCCACGGAAACAAGACTCTACCCATCTCTGCAGACAGCAGACCCATTAAATTCAGCTAATGATGGACGTATCCGGTATCTGTGAGTGCAGTAGGTTTACCGTTCAGTTGACACCATGGATCGAACGGTGTTGCGCTCCGCTAATCCGCGACAGGCCCAACGAGACGGTTCAGACAGCCCATCTCTGTACCATCAGTACGTAGCGTAGCACAGACAGACCGGAAGAGCTATGCCCATTGCCCATAGCCCCATACCATACAAGAGGGAGTGAACGAAGCGCCGAGAATCCAGCAGCTTATAAGCCTACGCCCCACTCGTCTTTTGAGGGCGTGGAGGGGAGAGCGAGGAAGAGACACGGTTTAGCCCGCCGCGAGGAGCTAGGAGCGGCAAGCAGCTTGTTCTCTACTTCTCTCCCGGTCGCGAGAGGGAGCCGCtgcctgccgctgccggtgcAGCACCTCTGGCTGGGCTTATAGTGGAGGAGAGGTGCCGGGAGAAGGAGGGGGAAAAAAGCGGAAGTTTGGTTCTTTCCTCCAGCACCTGCCGCCGCGCGGCTCTTGCTCGGGCGTGTGGCGAGCTCCATCGTCCAGCTAGGGAGGTCCCGTCGTCGTTGCTGGCGATCGaggagatgggcggcggcggcggcaggaacggCGCCGTGAGGCAGTACATCCGGTCCAAGGAGCCCAGGATGAGGTGGACCGCCGACCTCCACCGCAGCTTCGTGCGAGCCATAGAGTGCCTCGGCGGCCAAGACAGTGCGTTCCCTTCTACCTTCTCCTTCCGCTTATCCCCTCCTACCTTGCTGCCCTCCCATGTGTGTTGTATTCATGGTGTCAAAGGGCTTTAGACAGTGCGTTCTCTTCTCGAGTTTGCTAAATGTGCCTTTCCCTTGCTGGTGCCATTCTTCTCTTCTCCGTTGATGGTACTAGCTGTAGATTATCTCTCACACGCCGCCTTGTTTGGTTCTAGTACAtgctgttcttcctcctcctcctctttagCGCTCAGTTCGTTGTTTGATGCACGCGCGTGTAGTATTCTTGTTCTTGAgagattcaattttttttcttaattgtCGCCATGAAGTGCTTTCTTGTCTTTTATGTTCTGAAATTGGTTGTCTTCTTGCGCCTTCCTGTTATTCCCAGTTGTGTTTGCAACAGGCTAATTACCGTTTTTCTGGTGTAAATTGCAGAGGCTACGCCGAAGCTCATTCTCCAGTTCATGGGCGCCAAGGGGCTTACCATATCTCATGTCAAGAGCCATCTCCAGGTGATTTAATTTCTCTTCTTCATCCCTTCACCGTTCACGCCTGCACGCCATGCCGTATGCAAATGCAAAGCTTTTGATTCCTCCATTTGCCCTTCTGATGAGCAGATGTACAGAGCTGCGAGGCTTGGCGCGGGAAGAAGAGGTGAGAGATGAAATGAACCCTCGTTTCGTTTGCTTCTTTGCCCACCAGTCTATCACTACATTCCTCCCAAGTCATTTCTTTCTTTGTTCTCTCTTGGCCGTATTTTTAATTGTTTTACATGTCAACGCTGTGCAGCTTAGCTGCATTGTTTACAAAACACACGTCTACAACAGTAAACTGAACATTCCATattattttaatatatatatatatatatatttaaaaaagaaGCATCACACTGTCTTGTGGTTTGCGTGACTTCTCTAAAATTTCACTTTCCCACATGCTCACTGCACTTGCCAACTACTCCGAGCAACCCCCAGATTCCCTTCTCATGTGTCATGAGTACCTTTATCATGCAAACCCTCTATTTGGAAAGCCAAATGTAAAAACgaaatctgaaaaaaaaaataatcgcTCACTTTCTATAGATTTTGCTAATGGAAAGCCAAACACCTTTCTTTCATGGCACCATCACTCCATCAGGGATGCAAGCAGCCCAGCTGCAAAGGAGGCACTCATGCGCCGGTGATGAGCAAGGCCCCAAGGAGTTCCTGTGCCCACCACTGAAAAGGTTAGCCCTGCAACCACCTTTCCCCTCCCCATCTTTGCAACGTGTGTTCAAGTTAAAGACAAGGCTTTTCCAGAGCCTAATCTTGACGCAAGAAGCTAAAGCGCCTTTTCCCATGGCGTCTGTCCGTTTGCTCTTTTTACATGGGGGGTCGTCTTTGGATGGATGAACAGGGCCAGGATGGGGACGGCGGTCGCATACGAGAGCATGCAGGGAAGCCATCGAATCAGTGAGGCGAGGACGgccgctgcagcagctgctgctgggaGCCTGTACTGCATCGATGATTACATGCAAGCCATGGCGACGCGCAGGAGAATAAAGGAGGAGGGCCTGAGATGGCAGAGGAGGgatgctgcggctgcggcttccAGCCTCCAAGCCGTGGGATGTTTGGTGCAAGAATCTGACCCCTTTAAGGTACATCAGCTAAAAAGTAAAACACAGTAGAAAAGAGAGATCGTCAAAAGGTTTATCAAAAGAAGATGAATCTTTCCTTGTCTTAACTGCTCGCTTTCACACTCCCATCCTTATCTTTGCATTACATCCTATTCTGCAATTTTTTTCTATAGTTATTTGGTGGCAGATTTTTTGCACAAAAGTTGTTTACCTGTGTTGGCCAACTAGCCAACCTGATAGCACTCAGTAATCTGCACACATCTCTAACAGCGTTCGTATTGATATTAGTTGTGTGAGAGGGCTAGGGGTTCAGAGTTCATACCTGATCGACCAATGCAACCACATCCAAAGATCCTCCTGCAGGAACAGGACTGTCGTATCTCTGGCGCATGTTGTGTAGAAGAAACACAACATTTAGGATTGCTGGTACAGGTATCACCTCGGTATCTGGATACGGCCACAGCCGCGCCAATAGGCCTTTGATTACCCGTATCTTCAGAAGGAGATGCAAGCACCAGCATGGCTAGATTGCTGGCAAAATCACTTCTTGAAATGTATCTGTTGTTTTTAAATAGAAATGATAGCATTGGTTCAGGCATTTACTTCTCACATCGCAGTAGTGGCATGTTGCAGTGGCTTCTGCAGCTTTCAGGTCCATGCCTTGCGTTGCACCCAGTACTTCTCATGATGATGCTGGTGCAGATAGAATTTGCTCATTATAGCTTCTCTGATGGCACGCTCTGACTGAAATTTTCTGAAAACTGCACGTCCTTTTGCTTCTATTCACATGAATACCATAGCTGCTGTACCCCGTTGCCCGGATCCTGACGATCCTTGTGGTGTTAAGTGCAGAGAGAAAACGAGCTCCAACACTGCGAAAT from Setaria italica strain Yugu1 chromosome VII, Setaria_italica_v2.0, whole genome shotgun sequence includes the following:
- the LOC101764946 gene encoding protein PHR1-LIKE 3 isoform X1; translation: MGGGGGRNGAVRQYIRSKEPRMRWTADLHRSFVRAIECLGGQDKATPKLILQFMGAKGLTISHVKSHLQMYRAARLGAGRRGMQAAQLQRRHSCAGDEQGPKEFLCPPLKRARMGTAVAYESMQGSHRISEARTAAAAAAAGSLYCIDDYMQAMATRRRIKEEGLRWQRRDAAAAASSLQAVGCLVQESDPFKQISRPEANHLVLVPNQKQGSVEDGNGNGCSLFGSFSTAAKDKPPEQCSLSLSLGLDPNCTRAMAASSPSESSCILTASPARRSSSDCSGHSDRFAGPGLSLELSLSTCGF
- the LOC101764946 gene encoding protein PHR1-LIKE 3 isoform X2, with the protein product MGGGGGRNGAVRQYIRSKEPRMRWTADLHRSFVRAIECLGGQDKATPKLILQFMGAKGLTISHVKSHLQMYRAARLGAGRRGMQAAQLQRRHSCAGDEQGPKEFLCPPLKRARMGTAVAYESMQGSHRISEARTAAAAAAAGSLYCIDDYMQAMATRRRIKEEGLRWQRRDAAAAASSLQAVGCLVQESDPFKISRPEANHLVLVPNQKQGSVEDGNGNGCSLFGSFSTAAKDKPPEQCSLSLSLGLDPNCTRAMAASSPSESSCILTASPARRSSSDCSGHSDRFAGPGLSLELSLSTCGF